One Luteibacter aegosomaticola genomic window carries:
- a CDS encoding LacI family DNA-binding transcriptional regulator: MRVRLEDVARAAGVSPKTVSRVLNDEANVTDATRERVRAAMEAMDYRPNPSARSLAGNRSFLVAMLYDNNDNPSSTYLAEIQDGVLEACDAHRYSMMVRPLRMRDSDFIRRFDTLISDHHPDGVVLTPPITDYAPLLKRLRELNVPYASVSPLKRGKTLGVTMDEQRAARAVVEHLLELGHRRIAHVIGIADHGASRWRLAGYRDAMAAAGIAEDPALVVQGAFTFGSGVEAARQLFSLTERPTAVFAANDDMATGVMWAAGEYGLKVPHDLSVCGFDDTPLSRQLWPALTTIQQPSREMGKIAAEQLLSELRGQGSGQLVQIPFSLQVRGSTAAAP; the protein is encoded by the coding sequence ATGCGGGTACGCCTCGAAGATGTGGCGCGAGCGGCGGGCGTATCGCCAAAGACGGTATCGCGCGTGCTCAATGACGAGGCCAACGTGACCGACGCCACGCGCGAGCGCGTGCGTGCCGCCATGGAGGCAATGGACTATCGCCCGAACCCCTCGGCGCGCAGCCTGGCCGGGAACCGCTCGTTTCTGGTCGCCATGCTGTACGACAACAACGACAACCCGTCTTCGACCTACCTGGCCGAGATCCAGGACGGAGTGCTCGAGGCCTGCGACGCCCACCGCTACAGCATGATGGTGCGGCCGCTACGCATGCGCGATAGCGATTTCATTCGCCGCTTCGATACGCTCATTTCCGATCACCATCCCGACGGTGTCGTGCTGACGCCGCCTATCACGGACTACGCGCCGCTGTTGAAGCGCCTGCGCGAACTCAACGTGCCTTACGCCAGCGTATCGCCGCTAAAGCGCGGCAAAACCCTTGGCGTGACGATGGACGAGCAGCGGGCGGCGCGCGCGGTGGTCGAGCATCTGCTCGAGCTCGGCCATCGGCGGATCGCCCATGTCATCGGCATCGCGGATCATGGCGCGAGCCGCTGGCGACTGGCCGGCTATCGCGATGCGATGGCCGCGGCGGGGATCGCCGAGGATCCGGCGCTGGTGGTGCAGGGCGCCTTCACCTTCGGCTCGGGCGTCGAAGCGGCGCGGCAGCTCTTCTCCCTTACCGAGCGGCCGACCGCCGTGTTCGCCGCGAATGACGACATGGCCACCGGCGTCATGTGGGCAGCGGGCGAGTACGGCCTGAAGGTGCCGCACGATCTGTCGGTCTGTGGCTTCGACGACACGCCGCTCTCCCGCCAGTTGTGGCCTGCGCTTACCACCATCCAGCAGCCCAGCCGCGAGATGGGCAAGATCGCCGCCGAACAATTGCTCAGCGAGTTGCGCGGGCAGGGTAGCGGCCAGCTCGTGCAGATTCCTTTCTCCCTGCAGGTTCGCGGGTCCACCGCAGCCGCTCCCTGA
- a CDS encoding MFS transporter: MTEKPALSFWQIWNMCFGFVGLQFGLALQNANVSRIFQTLGADLNDIPALWIAAPLTGLIVQPIVGHYSDRTWNRLGRRRPYFLAGAVFASLALLWMPNTPVLWMAAGLLWILDASINVSMEPFRALVGDQLPTRQRPAGFAMQSFFIGAGAVVASMLPWVLAQFGVSNVAMGGGIPDTVKYAFYVGGAVLLGAVAWTILSTREYTPAQLRSFTDNVPAETSVDVSLAGRPGLWLLLAGIVVLLAIRYFALEREVYLLAGGLVLFGLLLTWLAHTRSRGMLRDIMGDLYGMPRSMRRLAGVQLFSWFALFAMWIYTTAGVTQTLYATSDTSSPAYNEGANWVGVLFAAYNGFGALAAVVIPCMVRRWGLRISHVINLCLGGAGLLSFLYIRDPHWLLASMLGVGFAWASILSLPYALLSDHVPTAKMGVYMGIFNFFIVIPQVLAASVLGPLLRLCFNGQPIWALGLGGASLLVAALCSLYVPNPHAGPKPVTYLKKPSH; the protein is encoded by the coding sequence ATGACAGAGAAACCCGCGCTGTCGTTCTGGCAGATATGGAACATGTGCTTCGGTTTCGTGGGCCTTCAATTCGGTCTCGCCCTGCAAAACGCGAATGTCAGCCGGATATTCCAGACCCTCGGGGCGGACCTGAACGACATTCCGGCCCTCTGGATCGCTGCGCCGCTCACCGGGCTAATCGTGCAGCCGATCGTGGGGCATTACTCCGATCGCACCTGGAATCGCCTGGGCCGGCGCCGGCCTTACTTCCTTGCGGGGGCCGTGTTTGCCTCGCTCGCGCTGCTTTGGATGCCGAACACTCCGGTACTGTGGATGGCTGCTGGCCTGCTCTGGATCCTGGATGCCTCGATCAATGTGTCGATGGAACCCTTCCGCGCCCTGGTGGGTGATCAGCTGCCGACGCGGCAGCGCCCCGCCGGTTTTGCGATGCAGAGCTTCTTTATCGGCGCGGGGGCGGTGGTCGCGTCCATGCTGCCGTGGGTCCTGGCGCAATTCGGCGTCAGCAACGTAGCGATGGGCGGCGGCATTCCCGATACGGTGAAGTACGCGTTCTACGTCGGTGGGGCTGTGCTGTTGGGTGCCGTGGCCTGGACCATCCTTTCGACGCGGGAATACACCCCGGCGCAGCTACGCTCGTTCACCGACAACGTGCCCGCCGAGACGTCGGTAGATGTATCGCTCGCCGGCCGACCCGGCCTATGGCTGCTACTGGCCGGTATTGTCGTTCTGCTGGCCATAAGGTATTTCGCACTTGAGCGGGAGGTTTACCTGTTGGCCGGCGGGCTGGTGTTGTTTGGTCTCCTGCTCACCTGGCTCGCACACACGCGGAGCCGCGGCATGCTACGCGACATCATGGGCGACCTTTACGGCATGCCCCGTTCCATGCGGCGGCTCGCCGGCGTGCAGCTGTTTTCGTGGTTCGCCCTGTTTGCGATGTGGATCTACACCACCGCTGGCGTAACGCAAACGCTGTACGCCACCAGCGACACCAGCTCCCCCGCCTATAACGAGGGCGCCAACTGGGTCGGCGTACTGTTCGCTGCCTACAACGGATTTGGTGCCCTGGCCGCCGTGGTCATCCCATGCATGGTCCGCCGGTGGGGCCTGCGCATCAGCCATGTCATAAACCTGTGCCTTGGTGGCGCGGGGCTGCTGTCGTTCCTCTATATCCGTGACCCGCACTGGTTGCTTGCTTCGATGCTGGGCGTCGGCTTCGCATGGGCGTCGATCCTGTCGCTGCCCTATGCACTGCTATCCGACCATGTGCCCACGGCGAAGATGGGCGTCTACATGGGTATCTTCAACTTCTTCATCGTCATTCCGCAGGTGCTGGCGGCCAGCGTTCTCGGCCCGTTGTTGCGGCTGTGCTTTAACGGCCAGCCTATCTGGGCATTGGGATTGGGTGGGGCCAGCCTGCTCGTTGCGGCGCTTTGCAGCCTTTATGTGCCGAATCCCCATGCCGGGCCGAAGCCGGTTACGTATCTAAAGAAACCATCACACTGA
- a CDS encoding PQQ-dependent sugar dehydrogenase: MKKLAIGVALAALLTSVAHAQTNAGDQKPDPDIPFNVTKVATFDLPWRIAFLPDSRMLVTEKVGRLQLVTPQGEKTEVQGVPASYFQGQNGMLGVFLSPHYATDHNIYLTYVAPGDYGGGLAMGRGKLVLDGKEAKLEGFEVLWRQLPTGKGGQAGAQIAFSPDGKYLFLTVGDRQRFTPAQDPDQPEGKILRLTLDGKPAPGNPWAGKEGARSIPLIDPAANTEAAKTAPVVSTYTFPGPNLTPSETWTTGHRTPYGLAFAPDGRLWELEHGPQGGDELNLIQRGKNYGWPLVSYGENYDNVPIPKPETRPDLAKPVIYWVPVIAPGNLMFYKGHLFNKWNGSALLSGLVSMGITRVTFDHKGGATAVQRWNLGKRIRDVEEAPDGSLWMVEDAMPGGLYHLTPK; this comes from the coding sequence ATGAAGAAGCTGGCCATCGGAGTTGCACTTGCTGCTCTGCTGACAAGCGTCGCCCACGCGCAAACCAATGCGGGCGACCAGAAACCGGACCCCGATATTCCTTTCAACGTCACGAAAGTGGCTACCTTCGACCTGCCCTGGCGCATCGCGTTCCTGCCCGACAGCCGCATGCTGGTGACCGAGAAGGTCGGCCGCCTCCAGCTGGTGACGCCGCAGGGTGAGAAGACCGAAGTCCAGGGCGTGCCGGCCAGCTATTTCCAGGGCCAGAACGGCATGCTGGGTGTGTTCCTGTCGCCCCATTACGCGACGGATCACAACATTTACCTGACCTATGTGGCGCCGGGCGACTACGGCGGCGGTCTCGCCATGGGCCGCGGAAAGCTCGTGCTCGATGGCAAAGAGGCGAAGCTGGAAGGTTTCGAGGTGTTGTGGCGCCAGTTGCCTACCGGCAAGGGTGGACAGGCCGGCGCGCAGATCGCCTTCTCGCCCGATGGTAAATACCTCTTCCTGACCGTGGGTGACCGCCAGCGCTTTACGCCCGCGCAGGATCCGGACCAGCCGGAAGGCAAGATTCTCCGCCTGACGCTGGATGGCAAGCCCGCGCCGGGTAATCCGTGGGCCGGCAAGGAAGGTGCGCGCAGCATTCCGCTGATCGATCCGGCTGCCAACACCGAAGCGGCGAAGACAGCGCCAGTGGTCAGCACGTACACGTTCCCCGGCCCCAACCTCACGCCGTCGGAAACCTGGACGACAGGCCACCGCACGCCGTACGGCCTCGCATTCGCGCCGGATGGCCGCCTGTGGGAACTCGAACACGGCCCGCAGGGCGGCGACGAACTGAACCTGATCCAGCGCGGCAAGAACTACGGCTGGCCGCTCGTCTCGTATGGCGAGAACTACGACAACGTCCCGATTCCCAAGCCCGAGACCCGTCCGGATCTCGCCAAGCCGGTGATCTATTGGGTGCCGGTGATCGCCCCAGGCAACCTCATGTTCTACAAGGGCCACCTGTTCAACAAGTGGAATGGCAGCGCGCTGCTTAGCGGCTTGGTGAGCATGGGCATCACCCGTGTGACCTTCGACCACAAGGGCGGCGCCACGGCGGTCCAGCGCTGGAATCTCGGCAAGCGCATCCGCGATGTCGAAGAGGCTCCGGATGGCTCGCTGTGGATGGTGGAAGACGCCATGCCCGGTGGCCTGTATCACCTCACGCCGAAGTGA
- a CDS encoding autotransporter domain-containing protein — MEASQGVGVAGRVTASAGFRLGALTLAVTMALGLSACGGGGGGGNVKPTQPSSPPPSTGGTTPAGREIDVAANSAQVRADVLGGTDGLIKGGTGVLTLSGTNTYTGTTQVQAGSLYIDGDQTAATGATSVASGATLGGKGIVGGAVSVADGGTLAPGSYGTAGTLAINGDLSLASGATVAYDVGDSVWIKGNLTLDGSLTLNATSSGLLGPGVTRLFNIGGNLVDNGLTTPSGVLVQTAISHQVNLVNTQGMAVSFWDGDAGPKNDHAIQGGNGTWQGGAAGANTNWTDANGAANAAFTSGAFAVFQGAPGTVTVDASKGDVHVGGMQFAANGYVVQGDALHLDGSASDPTHSVIRVGDGSADGAGYTATIDSTLTGNAGLVKSDAGTLILGSDNTYAGGTLIIGGTLQLGHGGTTGSIVGNVIDDAILAFNRSDVVTFGGAISGTGALTQAGEGTLILAGNNTYTGGTTISDGTLQVGNGGTSGWITGNIVNNQYLTFNRSDDVVFGGTVTGTGALTKDGAGKLTLTGSFSETGSITYLSPTTITAGTLQVGNGGTTGSIAGDIENNGALIFDRSDTYLSTSNIHGTGTVTQAGTGTLILANYVGSSNFFINQGTVQVGNGATTAAILGDIVNNGTLILNTGPVGTYTGTAGVISGSGKLIKTNTGEYSLDGNNTYTGGTLISAGTLTLGTGVNSNGWIVGDVTDNGTLNFQRSDNVTFTNQVTGSGVVAQSGRGTLTLTGDFRNTGGVEITTGTLQIGDGGTTGSLVGNVVNNGTLIFNRSDDQTFASNISGSGGFIKLGSNTLTYTGSSTASGGGAFYAATSVTDGTLRLASGASLGFRTLVGGNLAHATLQIDRGATAAYILLNDGATLDNAGLVHFNDPFNALSGGAATVINHDGGIIETVPVFGYVGAALGLGANSTLTNTSGAIIRGAVGVDSGGIVNNDGATISGVTDDGVTGTFTVLNNTHGGMITSGSDNPPYNFAVSNGVFSTGENVTINNLSASSIIGKGKGVTLENAGTLNNDGGSIISAVTGVSTYNLFDAHAVSTINNTNGAKITGSKTGIYLTFGGVVNNGAGSTIETTAASTGDCSVSFACAIYVPVYPGVGSWGSDGKFTLTNAGTILGDVQMDPGLVNDITLVSGGSIHGALKIGTNAQSSLTLDGGVGTTQSYSGAVTGATTFAGHLVKNGGGTWILDNNPLGNVLNTTINAGSLRATQALPGNVTTNAGGTLDGVPGVNGSLTNGGKVAVHGGTTTVGGNFTQTAGGTLAVSLGSALSVAGTANLAGTLEVTGADTGYTSDTHTTVLTAAGGVTGAFLPLVVDSGVVFTSHTIHQDANNVWLDTTGLNITAAMQSRGAVMTRASMASAERVQSAFTQLDSKIATGTVSEVPTAYVQAAGQFQQAPTVEAAQTSLQSLSGQLHAASAAMTFEAIDASSRALSDHFDDLLSKKSSVGMWTSNLSMGGGMGRTGYDAVGFQLNGWMVGSDQQIGSSGVAGFAFGQSQGQQQLDQSSDHNRSRNTEGMIYAGAFNGNWYTQGRVGFGHFQQDVNRQLFLGVSAQGVGTEYGGDYSVAYGETGLNLDWAGTRIIPFVNAEYANIRRDGFAEQGAGGFGLQANAQTLDRWQAGAGLRASRHWDFGGGRALDFRVSAQFERTLASRGDVFEASFVGLQQWQPLVGVGLSRYSGVLNVGLKANLSARTSLDFGYDYQSGQRDQAKMVSARWVTTF, encoded by the coding sequence GTTACGGCACGGCCGGCACGCTCGCGATCAACGGAGACCTCAGCCTGGCTTCCGGCGCCACGGTGGCCTACGACGTGGGCGACAGCGTCTGGATCAAGGGCAACCTCACCCTGGACGGCTCGCTCACACTCAACGCTACGTCCAGTGGGCTGCTTGGGCCCGGCGTGACCCGTCTTTTCAATATCGGCGGGAATCTGGTCGATAACGGGCTCACCACGCCCAGCGGCGTGCTCGTGCAGACCGCGATCTCGCACCAGGTCAACCTCGTGAATACACAGGGTATGGCGGTCAGCTTCTGGGATGGCGATGCCGGTCCGAAGAACGACCACGCGATCCAGGGTGGCAACGGGACATGGCAGGGTGGCGCCGCAGGGGCGAACACCAACTGGACCGATGCCAATGGCGCGGCCAATGCGGCCTTCACCAGCGGCGCGTTCGCGGTGTTCCAGGGGGCGCCCGGCACGGTCACGGTGGATGCCAGCAAGGGCGATGTTCATGTCGGCGGCATGCAGTTCGCTGCCAATGGCTATGTTGTCCAGGGTGACGCACTGCATCTCGATGGCAGTGCGAGCGATCCGACGCATTCGGTCATCCGCGTTGGCGATGGCAGCGCGGATGGGGCGGGTTATACGGCCACGATCGATAGCACGCTCACGGGGAATGCGGGTCTCGTCAAGAGCGACGCGGGTACGCTGATCCTTGGAAGCGATAACACCTACGCCGGCGGCACCCTCATTATTGGGGGCACCTTGCAGCTCGGCCATGGCGGGACCACCGGGTCGATCGTGGGCAACGTGATCGACGACGCCATCCTTGCCTTCAACCGCAGCGATGTCGTGACGTTTGGCGGAGCCATCAGCGGTACCGGCGCCTTAACCCAGGCCGGAGAAGGCACGCTCATCCTGGCCGGAAACAACACCTACACCGGTGGCACGACGATCAGCGATGGCACCCTGCAGGTTGGCAATGGCGGCACGAGCGGCTGGATCACCGGCAACATCGTCAATAACCAATACCTGACCTTCAATCGTAGCGACGATGTCGTCTTCGGCGGCACGGTGACCGGCACCGGCGCGCTGACCAAGGATGGCGCCGGAAAGCTCACGCTGACCGGGAGCTTCAGCGAAACCGGCAGCATCACCTACCTTTCGCCGACAACCATCACCGCCGGCACCTTGCAGGTGGGTAACGGCGGCACCACGGGCTCAATCGCGGGCGACATCGAAAACAACGGCGCACTGATCTTCGACCGCAGCGACACGTACCTTTCCACTAGCAACATCCACGGAACGGGCACCGTCACCCAGGCTGGCACCGGCACACTGATCCTGGCCAACTACGTCGGATCCTCGAACTTCTTCATCAACCAGGGCACGGTGCAGGTAGGCAATGGTGCAACGACGGCCGCGATTCTTGGCGATATTGTCAACAATGGCACCTTGATCCTCAACACGGGCCCCGTGGGCACCTATACCGGTACTGCCGGTGTCATTAGCGGCAGTGGCAAGCTGATCAAAACCAATACAGGCGAGTACAGTCTTGACGGCAACAACACCTATACCGGCGGGACGCTGATCAGTGCAGGCACCCTCACGCTTGGCACGGGTGTCAATTCGAATGGCTGGATAGTCGGCGACGTTACTGACAACGGCACGCTCAATTTTCAGCGTAGCGATAATGTGACCTTCACCAACCAGGTCACCGGTAGCGGCGTTGTAGCTCAATCGGGCCGGGGGACGCTGACGTTAACCGGGGACTTTCGGAATACCGGTGGCGTCGAGATCACCACCGGCACGCTGCAAATCGGCGATGGCGGAACGACGGGCTCCCTGGTCGGGAACGTCGTCAATAACGGAACGCTGATCTTCAACCGAAGTGATGATCAGACCTTCGCTAGCAACATCTCTGGCAGCGGCGGGTTTATAAAGCTCGGCAGCAATACGTTGACATACACGGGTTCCAGCACGGCCAGCGGCGGCGGCGCTTTTTATGCTGCGACCTCCGTTACGGATGGCACATTGCGGCTGGCGAGTGGCGCGTCGCTCGGCTTCAGGACGTTAGTCGGTGGTAACCTCGCGCATGCCACGCTGCAGATCGATCGCGGCGCGACCGCTGCCTATATCCTCCTGAACGACGGTGCCACGCTGGATAACGCGGGGCTCGTGCACTTCAACGACCCTTTCAATGCGTTGAGTGGTGGCGCGGCCACGGTGATCAACCACGATGGCGGCATCATTGAGACGGTGCCCGTATTCGGTTACGTCGGCGCCGCGCTCGGCCTGGGCGCCAACAGCACGCTGACCAACACGTCGGGCGCCATCATCCGCGGCGCGGTCGGCGTCGATTCGGGCGGCATCGTCAACAATGACGGCGCCACGATTTCGGGCGTAACTGATGATGGCGTCACTGGCACATTCACCGTTCTCAACAATACCCATGGCGGCATGATCACGTCGGGGTCCGATAATCCGCCGTACAACTTCGCCGTGAGCAATGGCGTGTTTTCGACCGGTGAAAACGTCACGATCAACAACCTGTCCGCCAGCTCCATCATTGGCAAGGGCAAGGGTGTCACGCTGGAAAACGCAGGCACGCTGAATAACGATGGCGGGAGCATCATTTCGGCCGTGACGGGCGTATCGACATACAATTTGTTCGACGCACACGCAGTCTCTACGATCAACAACACGAACGGCGCGAAGATCACCGGATCGAAGACCGGTATCTATCTTACATTCGGCGGCGTGGTCAACAACGGTGCAGGCTCGACGATCGAAACCACGGCTGCGTCGACCGGCGATTGTTCGGTTTCGTTCGCCTGCGCCATTTACGTGCCGGTTTATCCCGGAGTTGGCAGCTGGGGATCCGACGGTAAGTTCACCCTCACTAATGCCGGCACCATCCTCGGCGACGTGCAGATGGACCCGGGCCTCGTCAACGACATTACGCTGGTATCCGGCGGCTCCATCCATGGTGCGCTGAAGATCGGAACTAACGCGCAGTCGTCGCTCACGCTCGATGGCGGCGTGGGTACAACGCAGTCGTATTCCGGCGCTGTGACTGGGGCGACCACCTTCGCCGGCCATCTGGTCAAGAATGGTGGCGGCACATGGATCCTGGACAACAACCCGCTGGGGAATGTCCTTAACACGACGATCAACGCGGGTTCGCTGCGCGCGACGCAGGCCTTGCCAGGGAACGTGACCACGAATGCTGGCGGCACCCTTGATGGCGTCCCCGGGGTCAATGGCAGCCTGACCAACGGCGGCAAGGTCGCGGTACACGGCGGTACGACCACCGTGGGCGGCAATTTCACGCAGACAGCTGGCGGCACGCTGGCGGTGAGTCTCGGCAGCGCGCTCTCGGTAGCCGGCACGGCGAACCTCGCAGGCACGCTAGAAGTTACTGGCGCGGATACGGGCTATACCAGCGACACGCATACCACCGTCCTGACGGCTGCAGGTGGGGTCACCGGCGCCTTCCTACCGTTGGTCGTGGATAGCGGCGTGGTGTTTACATCCCATACGATTCACCAGGACGCCAATAACGTGTGGCTCGATACGACGGGCCTGAATATCACCGCAGCCATGCAAAGTCGCGGCGCTGTGATGACCCGCGCCTCAATGGCTAGTGCCGAGCGCGTGCAGAGCGCCTTTACGCAACTGGATAGCAAGATCGCGACCGGCACGGTTTCCGAGGTGCCGACGGCGTACGTGCAGGCCGCGGGGCAGTTCCAGCAGGCGCCGACCGTCGAGGCTGCGCAGACCTCGCTGCAGAGCCTGTCCGGCCAGCTGCACGCGGCCAGCGCCGCGATGACGTTCGAAGCCATCGATGCCTCCAGCCGCGCATTGTCCGATCACTTCGATGATCTGCTCAGCAAGAAGTCCAGCGTCGGCATGTGGACGAGCAACCTAAGCATGGGCGGTGGCATGGGCCGTACCGGTTACGATGCCGTCGGCTTCCAGCTGAATGGCTGGATGGTCGGTAGCGACCAGCAGATTGGCAGTTCCGGCGTGGCGGGCTTTGCGTTCGGCCAAAGCCAGGGTCAACAGCAGCTCGACCAGAGCTCGGACCACAACCGCAGCCGCAACACCGAGGGCATGATTTACGCCGGTGCGTTCAACGGCAACTGGTACACGCAGGGGCGCGTGGGCTTTGGTCACTTCCAGCAGGATGTGAATCGCCAGTTGTTCCTCGGTGTGAGCGCCCAGGGTGTCGGCACCGAGTACGGCGGCGATTACAGCGTCGCGTACGGCGAGACCGGCCTGAACCTGGATTGGGCCGGCACGCGCATCATCCCGTTCGTCAACGCGGAGTACGCCAATATCCGTCGCGACGGCTTCGCGGAGCAGGGGGCCGGTGGGTTCGGCCTGCAGGCCAACGCGCAAACGCTGGATCGGTGGCAGGCCGGTGCTGGCTTGCGTGCCAGCCGGCATTGGGACTTCGGCGGCGGCCGCGCACTGGATTTCCGGGTGAGCGCGCAATTCGAACGCACGCTGGCGTCGCGTGGCGATGTCTTCGAGGCGAGCTTCGTCGGCCTTCAGCAGTGGCAGCCGCTGGTCGGCGTTGGCCTGTCGCGCTATAGCGGCGTGCTGAACGTAGGGCTGAAGGCCAATCTGTCGGCACGGACATCGCTGGACTTTGGGTACGACTACCAGTCTGGGCAGCGCGATCAGGCGAAGATGGTGTCCGCACGGTGGGTCACGACTTTCTGA